Proteins encoded by one window of Bactrocera oleae isolate idBacOlea1 chromosome 4, idBacOlea1, whole genome shotgun sequence:
- the LOC138857106 gene encoding zinc finger BED domain-containing protein 5-like, whose translation MLDKKSAKHFSTVPLSNDTVSRRIHDLASYVKQELVTRLQNTRFALQMDESTDVAGLAILLVIVRYPYKSSFEEDMLMCSPLLTNTTGEEIFNKINIFFEESNLSWNNCIDICTDGAKAMTGKTAGAVSRMKYKAPNCSSSHYILHRQALAMKQMPSNLKLVMDEAVKIINFIKSRPLQSRLFSLLCEDYGSKHKILLLHTEGRWLSRGKTLTRLFKLRAELQMFLSADTSFNLKDRLYDKNWLFRLSFMADIFQKLNELNLSLQGKQVTVFQAYNKITAFKRKLDFWIICINKK comes from the coding sequence ATGCTCGATAAAAAATCTGCAAAGCATTTTTCTACTGTTCCGCTATCAAACGATACTGTTTCACGACGAATCCATGATCTGGCAAGCTACGTCAAACAAGAACTAGTTACACGTCTACAAAATACACGATTCGCCTTGCAAATGGACGAGTCGACTGATGTCGCTGGTTTGGCTATCCTGCTGGTTATTGTGAGATATCCATATAAAAGTTCTTTTGAAGAAGACATGCTTATGTGTTCACCGCTGCTTACAAACACTACCggggaagaaatttttaataaaataaatatattctttgaaGAAAGTAATCTAAGTTGGAACAATTGTATTGACATTTGTACAGATGGGGCCAAGGCGATGACAGGTAAAACAGCAGGAGCAGTGTCACGAATGAAATATAAAGCACCTAATTGTAGTTCCAGTCATTATATTCTGCATAGACAAGCACTTGCGATGAAGCAAATGCCATCAAATCTAAAATTAGTTATGGATGAagctgtaaaaataattaattttatcaaatcacGACCACTACAATCCCGATTGTTCTCATTATTGTGTGAAGATTATGGCAGCAAACATAAAATACTGCTGCTCCATACAGAAGGGCGATGGCTGtctcggggtaaaactttaacAAGGCTATTTAAACTCAGAGCCGAGTTACAAATGTTTCTTTCAGCAGATACTTCTTTTAATTTGAAGGACCGTTTGTATGATAAAAATTGGTTGTTTCGATTGTCTTTTATGGCGGATATCTTTCAAAAACTTAACGAATTAAATTTATCGTTGCAAGGCAAACAGGTAACAGTGTTTCAGgcctataataaaataactgcttttaaaagaaaattagatttttggaTCATTTGcattaataagaaataa